The window CCTAGGCACCGTGGCAGTATTTTGAATTGGAGGGTCAATCAAATTGTAATGCAGAGGATCCTGAGTCTTGTTGAAATTACCAAAACCCCAACCAACCACATAGAAGCTGTAGCCGTGCAGATGAACCGGGTGATCCGCTGCCCCTACAAGGCTGGTCCCCTGAATCACCAACTCCACCGTGGAGTTATACTCCAGCACCACCGCACTCGTCCCCTTCTCCGGCCTCAATATCTCCAGTGGCTGATAATCCGCCGTATAGTTGTACGCCTGAGGAGGGTTATGTGGGAAATCCGATTTGAACACCCCGCTTATGTTGTTGTAGTACGCCCGGAGAATGTCAATTGTCGGGGACACGAAGCTAATGTTGTTCACGCTGGCAGACAGACGCGATCCGTTGGGCCCGGAGCAAGATCCGGCGGGACTGCAAGGCTCCAGGTTCATGGCAATGGCGAAAATAAGCTTGGTGGAAATGTTGAGCGGGACGTCGCTCGGGTGGTTCCGGCTGGCGATGCTCCTCAGCTTTCCGTTGAAGGAAACAGACGCACCGGAATCGTTGTAGAGTGGGAGTGAGGGGAGCAGGGGTgcagaggaggaggaggagtcGTCGTGGTCCTCGTACTTGAGGATGGCTGTGGTGGTGGTGTTATCGAATTCTCCACCGACGTTGCTAGAGTATATCTTGGCCGCCATGTAATAGCTGTTGTTGTTGGGTGCATTGGCCGTTAATAGGGCGTCAATGCTCTGACCGGGTGCTATGGTTATATAGGTGGATCTTATGGGCTTTAAATATCCTCCGTCCGTCCCTATAATGGTGAGTTTGTGCCCGGCTACGGCGAAGAACATTGGCTCGGCCATGCCGACGTTGATTATGCGGAGGTGATAGGTGAAGCCGCGCTTGACCCTGGCGGTGAAGGTGTCTTGTTTAGAACAGGGGTATAAATCCCCGGGTTGACCGTTGATAGTGAGGGCATCGGAGATCTTAGCGCCGCCCCCTGACTTTTCAAAATCAGTTAAAATAGCATTGATATCTGTTTTCCACCATTCCCCTAGTATGATGGGGATGTCTTGGTGGGGCTTAGCAAAGGGATAGGGGGTGCCGTTAATCTTGGGGTAGACCACGATGGCGCCATGGACCGTGGCCCGATCCCAAGCGGAATGGGCGTGCCACCATATGGTACCTTCCTCGTTGGTTAAGACGAGTGTTTGAGTGAACTTGTTTCCTGGCTGAATGGGGCACTGGGTTACGTAGGCGGGGCCATCGGACCATGGGTTCCTGAATTGCTTAACTCCGTGCCAGTGAATAGTGATGTTTCTGTTGCCCTCGTTATACACATCCACCATCACCGTATCGTCCTTGTTCGCGTAAATGGTTGGCCCAGGATATTGCCCGTTAACGGTCAATATCTTTTTCGTGCTGCATAGTCTAGTGTATGAGCTTTCCTTCAcctgtataaatatataattattattattattaatcaaaattaaaaacaccCCCTTCCCCATtgtatcaaattaattaataaataattaccaCAAACTTATAATGAGCTATAGCAAGTGAAAATTTCCCATTACTGATCATCAGGAATAGAAACCCCAAAATGTAAGACATTAATGCCTTCAAATTCCCCATATATTATATGCCTAATTTTGATCAATTCCTTTATGTTTTGATCGTTTGGGATATTAATTAATGAGCTAGTACCTGCTATTTATACCCGAAAGAAATGAGGAagaagaatgaatgaatgaattaattaattaattatttaagcagctctttaatttatttatttttctaattaatgcAAGCTAGCTAGCTATATAGGTGGCCAAGTGGTTGGGGGTATTTCTTATTATTCTCcctgtatttgtttttttaattcatttgcagatcatgtatttaaatttatatatatatatatatgcacgaATTGGTGAAAGAAAAGCAGCTCATAATCctaatattcttcttcttctttttaataCAAGGTGGGCaaatattattgattgtttataataatttatttttcttttcctaAATAAGATGTCAAACtctaattcatttatatatatatatatatatatatatatatatatatatatatatatatatatatatattgttgtgaaaaataacccaaaaaaagaaaagacatagaagaagaaaaattacttgacaatattattattaactctcacaaaataattaataaagaaacaTTAAAAAGACAATAAGTGGCCAACTTTCCGGAGGACTACAAATGAAAGACCGATTTGTGCACCCTAGCTCGTCAATCCATCGGTGTTCTGGTCGACGTGGAGG is drawn from Impatiens glandulifera chromosome 3, dImpGla2.1, whole genome shotgun sequence and contains these coding sequences:
- the LOC124928734 gene encoding laccase-14-like; its protein translation is MAQFQTVAFVPVKSGGKASPRIFRQDLTLGKSLLPTTISFSPKVEDDSVFSPEIVTGGVDHGHDELSSSLLNPDDMKPRKRGRKTANARNIPNALMSYILGFLFLMISNGKFSLAIAHYKFVVKESSYTRLCSTKKILTVNGQYPGPTIYANKDDTVMVDVYNEGNRNITIHWHGVKQFRNPWSDGPAYVTQCPIQPGNKFTQTLVLTNEEGTIWWHAHSAWDRATVHGAIVVYPKINGTPYPFAKPHQDIPIILGEWWKTDINAILTDFEKSGGGAKISDALTINGQPGDLYPCSKQDTFTARVKRGFTYHLRIINVGMAEPMFFAVAGHKLTIIGTDGGYLKPIRSTYITIAPGQSIDALLTANAPNNNSYYMAAKIYSSNVGGEFDNTTTTAILKYEDHDDSSSSSAPLLPSLPLYNDSGASVSFNGKLRSIASRNHPSDVPLNISTKLIFAIAMNLEPCSPAGSCSGPNGSRLSASVNNISFVSPTIDILRAYYNNISGVFKSDFPHNPPQAYNYTADYQPLEILRPEKGTSAVVLEYNSTVELVIQGTSLVGAADHPVHLHGYSFYVVGWGFGNFNKTQDPLHYNLIDPPIQNTATVPRNGWVAIRFRANNPGVWFMHCHLELHSSLGMDMVWIVKNGQGLEAQMLPPPKEMPPC